The Naumovozyma castellii chromosome 4, complete genome genome contains a region encoding:
- the RSO55 gene encoding Rso55p (ancestral locus Anc_6.76), with the protein MMRRSLSTMPCVLIKRNMLPPRPKFQSFMEDEIEEKFLHGGRGAGGQKINKCNSKVQLKHVPTGIIVSCQETRSRDQNRKLARDKLALALERHKSGGTSSNWVPTVREAALNERARQQKRSKERKSRAKYDSVKTAKEKEERERAEEEEQILRSLE; encoded by the coding sequence ATGATGAGACGAAGCCTTAGTACGATGCCATGTGTGCTAATCAAGAGGAACATGTTGCCTCCGAGGCCTAAATTCCAGTCTTTCATGGaggatgaaattgaagagaagTTCCTTCATGGTGGACGGGGAGCCGGTGGTCAAAAGATTAATAAATGCAATTCCAAGGTACAATTAAAACATGTTCCCACTGGGATCATTGTTTCCTGCCAGGAGACACGGTCCAGGGACCAAAACAGGAAGCTTGCGCGCGACAAGTTGGCGTTGGCGTTGGAACGACACAAGAGCGGTGGTACTAGTTCCAATTGGGTGCCCACTGTTCGAGAAGCAGCCCTCAACGAGCGAGCACGACAGCAGAAGAGGTCCAAGGAGAGGAAAAGCAGGGCCAAGTACGATTCTGTGAAGACCGCCAAAGAGAAGGAGGAAAGAGAAAGGgctgaagaggaagaacagATTTTGAGGAGTTTGGAATGa
- the PUT7 gene encoding Put7p (ancestral locus Anc_6.77) — MLKGLFPRNAINRIRTPVLRYRYRSFHALTSKIQQKSMSLKTTQPLKEPPPQPDLINKLHEQLISEINTNLHHPTHAQNQADSMEIFQDLSMVKWCDDDDDARLNEVRKQLIVQVLLDLLNDEFYSIYNDKFLRSLELDKQSHLFNSLSSEIKYIIQNSRDAQLNDHHLKLMKLIRDLDTIQDEIQDLIINDLNQDCQLEFNNQKLENTLLYKNINLNLNGSSNKIAIKILAELKSHIEEFRWQTTRNGLLALLVLVFLILTGVNMSKKYTTTNENAEKEIDLTNDKYLLEHTNENDDENGSHTS; from the coding sequence ATGCTGAAAGGACTGTTCCCTCGCAACGCAATCAACCGTATACGTACACCCGTACTCCGATACAGATATCGATCCTTCCATGCCCTCACGAGCAAAATACAACAGAAATCAATGTCATTGAAGACCACACAACCATTGAAGGAACCACCACCTCAACCGGATCTAATAAACAAACTGCACGAACAATTGATCTCGGAGATCAACACCAACTTGCATCATCCGACCCATGCGCAAAATCAAGCGGATTCCATGGAAATTTTCCAGGATTTGTCCATGGTGAAATGGTgcgatgatgatgatgatgccCGGCTGAATGAGGTGAGGAAACAGTTGATTGTCCAGGTGTTGTTGGACTTGCTTAATGATGAGTTTTATTCCATTTATAACGACAAGTTTTTAAGGTCTTTGGAACTGGATAAGCAGTCACATTTGTTTAATTCGTTGAGTAGTGAGATTAAATACATTATTCAGAATTCTAGAGACGCACAATTGAATGatcatcatttgaaattgatgaagttgaTTAGGGATTTGGATACCATTCAGGatgaaattcaagatttgATTATTAATGATCTGAATCAAGATTGTCAATTGGAGTTTAATAATCAGAAGCTGGAAAATACATTGTTGTATAAgaatattaatttgaatttgaatggATCTAGTAATAAGATTGCCATTAAGATTTTAGCTGAATTGAAATCACATATTGAAGAGTTTAGATGGCAAACTACAAGAAACGGGTTGTTAGCATTGTTAGTATTGGTGTTTTTAATATTGACCGGGGTCAATATGTCCAAAAAATATACTACTACCAATGAAAATGCGGAGAAAGAAATAGACTTAACGaatgataaatatttattagaGCATACAaatgagaatgatgatgaaaatggaagCCACACTTCATAA
- the ECI1 gene encoding dodecenoyl-CoA isomerase (ancestral locus Anc_6.78): MSQSKITYTKDGPFFIIKFNSPESLNAMTSQDYIHLATLLKLAEKDPEVYFTVLQSSGRFFSSGADFKFISEYKDVLTGIEKDNTGGDHAARETQLTKVWLDGFLSTNVHVTDIFINHSKVLIACLNGPVVGLSAAIVALCDIVYAMNDDVYMLCPFSRLGLTCEGGTSITLPMKLGMNSTFESLMFAQKIKMDKLMGNIVVKNYKLNDTDEFNKVIMEELKTKIKTLYLPSCLAMKKLLRSSLNDELDKMNSKEVNQALPFWVDGVPLNRFRQMFHNKQRVRGQRADSKL, from the coding sequence ATGAGTCAGAGTAAGATTACATACACAAAGGATGGTCCCTTCTTTATCATCAAGTTTAACTCTCCCGAGAGCTTGAATGCGATGACCAGTCAAGATTATATTCATCTTGCCACACTGTTGAAATTGGCAGAAAAAGATCCAGAGGTGTATTTCACCGTATTGCAAAGTTCAGGGAGGTTTTTCTCCAGTGGAGCAgattttaaattcatttcCGAATATAAAGACGTCCTAACAGGAATAGAGAAGGATAATACGGGTGGAGATCACGCGGCTAGGGAGACTCAATTAACTAAAGTATGGTTGGATGGGTTTCTTTCCACAAATGTTCATGTTACagatatttttattaatcATTCTAAGGTTTTGATTGCCTGCTTAAATGGTCCTGTTGTTGGATTAAGTGCGGCTATTGTAGCACTCTGTGATATTGTTTATGCGATGAATGATGATGTGTACATGTTATGTCCCTTTAGTAGATTGGGTTTGACCTGTGAAGGTGGTACTTCGATCACTTTGCCTATGAAATTGGGAATGAATTCCACTTTTGAAAGTTTGATGTTTGCCCAGAAGATTAAAATGGATAAGTTGATGGGGAATATCGTAGTGAAAAACTATAAACTAAATGATACTGATGAGTTTAATAAGGTTATcatggaagaattaaagaCTAAAATCAAGACGTTATATTTACCCAGTTGCCTTGCCATGAAGAAGTTATTACGAAGTTCActtaatgatgaattggataaGATGAACAGTAAAGAAGTCAATCAAGCTTTACCATTTTGGGTGGATGGAGTTCCCTTGAACCGATTCAGGCAAATGTTCCACAATAAACAAAGGGTACGTGGCCAGAGGGCAGATTCTAAATTATGA
- the NNT1 gene encoding S-adenosylmethionine-dependent methyltransferase (ancestral locus Anc_6.79), translating into MSDVESINGALFEEPEDFAPPPPEPHFANYERKHIDLQVSKSAMKEIPLRLVGKSPLWGHLLWNAGIYTATHLDKFPELVKGKNVLELGAAGALPSLISALIGAKMVVSTDYPDPDLLSNIQYNVDHVVPKDFKNIVVEGYIWGNEYDDLIKHIDGDKKFDLIILSDLVFNHTEHHKLLKTTRDLLAKDGKALVVFSPHRPKLLDSDLQFFETAKEFGLKTDIIEMVNWKPMFDEDDETIEVRSRVYARYLTHV; encoded by the coding sequence ATGTCCGACGTAGAATCAATTAATGGTGCTCTTTTCGAAGAACCAGAAGATTTCGCTCCACCTCCACCTGAACCACATTTCGCTAATTATGAAAGAAAACACATCGACTTGCAAGTCTCTAAATCTGCCATGAAGGAAATACCATTACGTCTGGTTGGTAAGTCACCATTGTGGGGACATTTACTATGGAATGCAGGGATTTACACTGCAACTCATCTAGATAAGTTTCCTGAACTAGTTAAGGGCAAGAACGTCTTAGAATTGGGTGCCGCCGGTGCATTACCATCGCTTATATCAGCATTGATTGGTGCTAAGATGGTGGTGAGTACGGATTATCCTGATCCTGATCTATTGAgtaatattcaatataaTGTGGATCATGTGGTTCCAAAGGACTTCAAAAATATCGTCGTGGAAGGTTATATTTGGGGTAATGAATACgatgatttaattaaacATATTGATGGAGACAAGAAATTCGATTTGATTATCTTAAGTGATTTGGTCTTTAATCATACGGAACATCATAAGTTATTAAAGACCACACGTGATCTTCTAGCCAAAGATGGGAAGGCGCTAGTTGTGTTTTCTCCTCATAGACCTAAATTGTTAGATTCAGATTTACAGTTTTTCGAGACTGCAAAGGAATTTGGTTTGAAAACTGATATTATCGAGATGGTCAATTGGAAACCAATGtttgatgaggatgatgaaaccATTGAAGTCAGATCTCGTGTTTATGCTCGTTATTTAACTCATGTCTAG
- the CTS1 gene encoding chitinase (ancestral locus Anc_6.80) — protein MSFILKVILSISFCCNLIGAFDSTSQKNIAVYWGQNSGGSQESLATYCQSSDADIFLLSFLYEFPSTSSNFADACTEQSSDGDLHCSQIAQDIQTCQSLGKKVLLSLGGSSGAYGFTDDSEAETYAQTLWDLFGEGSTENQRPFDTAIVDGFDFDIENNNSVGYVALVNALRELFKTGSKQYYISAAPQCPYPDASVGPLLSSADVDFAFIQFYNNYCNVDSQFNWDTWVTYAKTISPNSNIKLFLGLPGSSTAASSGYISDLSSLKSTIEEISSDSHFGGVALWDASQAFTNEIDGETYIHQVKDILQSLDTVSSTQSSSTLQVSSTSLLKDVTSFSQISTTSTIATTSTIATPTLDATVTTSANIGQINEKDVQDDKSSRLASIFSSMEPLITTEPDAVIITSTETSTIIDTPITTQTAVSSTTSTPVPIASTTSASITKTFVTSSLITNLESIPTTSTINKVNTHHSHVNVIATSVEVTSLYGTTTLAPQVQGEPTNTIETTRSTTILSPEPTTTSAVSNVDDTPAHAIAKQLNADYMNGTLNGKSTCTLGEIACTSDGKYAVCTYNNNWDYIECAAGTTCFAYDYDNTVLTQCGFSNLKSQFL, from the coding sequence ATGTCATTCATACTGAAAgttattctttcaataagtTTCTGCTGCAACCTTATAGGAGCCTTCGATTCTACTTCTCAAAAAAACATTGCTGTCTACTGGGGTCAAAATTCAGGTGGATCTCAAGAATCTCTAGCCACATATTGTCAATCTTCTGATGCCGATATCtttttattatcatttttatatGAATTTCCTTCAACATCCTCAAATTTTGCAGATGCCTGTACAGAACAATCATCGGACGGTGACTTACATTGCTCTCAAATTGCCCAAGATATTCAAACCTGTCAATCGCTAGGTAAGAAAGTCTTACTTTCTCTTGGTGGTTCATCCGGTGCTTACGGATTCACTGACGATTCAGAAGCTGAAACATATGCTCAAACCTTATGGGATCTTTTCGGTGAAGGTTCTACCGAAAACCAACGTCCATTTGATACTGCTATTGTTGATGGATTTGATTTCgacattgaaaataataacagtGTCGGATATGTCGCTCTAGTCAATGCCCTAAgagaattatttaaaacTGGTTCTAAACAATACTACATATCAGCTGCCCCACAATGTCCATACCCAGATGCATCTGTAGGTCCATTACTATCATCTGCCGATGTTGATTTTGCATTTATCCAATTCTATAATAACTATTGTAACGTGGACAGCCAATTTAACTGGGACACATGGGTTACATACGCTAAGACCATTTCTCCAAACAGTAATATTAAACTCTTCTTAGGTCTACCTGGATCATCCACTGCTGCTAGTTCCGGTTATATTTCAGATTTGTCGTCGTTAAAATCTACCATTGAGGAAATTTCCTCTGATTCTCATTTCGGTGGTGTGGCCCTATGGGATGCTTCTCAAGCCTTTACAAACGAAATTGACGGTGAAACATATATTCACCAAGTTAAAGATATCTTACAATCATTGGATACCGTCTCATCTACACAATCCTCATCTACATTACAAGTTTCTTCGACATCTTTGCTTAAGGATGTCACCAGTTTTTCTCAGATTTCAACTACCTCAACGATTGCAACTACCTCAACGATTGCAACTCCAACATTGGATGCTACCGTTACTACATCTGCCAACATAGGTCAAATTAACGAGAAGGATGTCCAAGATGACAAATCAAGTCGTCTTGCCTCCATTTTTAGCTCAATGGAACCCTTGATTACCACCGAACCTGATGCCGTTATCATAACTTCCACGGAAACTTCCACTATTATCGATACCCCCATTACAACCCAAACGGCCGTTTCTAGCACTACTTCCACTCCAGTCCCAATTGCATCCACCACATCAGCATCCATCACAAAGACTTTCGTTACTTCCAGCTTAATAACTAATTTAGAATCAATTCCAACAACTTCGACCATCAATAAAGTTAACACTCATCATTCACATGTTAATGTTATTGCAACTTCTGTTGAAGTGACATCTTTATATGGCACAACCACATTGGCTCCACAAGTGCAAGGCGAACCTACCAACACCATTGAAACTACACGTAGCACCACAATATTATCACCTGAACCAACCACCACTTCGGCCGTTTCTAATGTCGATGATACTCCAGCACATGCTATAGCAAAGCAGTTAAATGCTGACTATATGAATGGGACATTAAACGGTAAATCTACCTGTACTCTAGGAGAAATAGCATGTACTTCAGACGGGAAATATGCCGTCTGTACGTACAATAACAATTGGGATTATATTGAATGTGCAGCTGGTACTACATGTTTTGCCTATGATTATGATAACACTGTGCTCACGCAATGTGGATTTTCAAACTTGAAATCACAGTTTTTATAA
- the NCAS0D03020 gene encoding uncharacterized protein (ancestral locus Anc_6.82), translating into MSETITKEQIGELLESIKSQFIEPYQNKIDAIHNISTSTKLKDSTALLELSKLSQLIKSQSTKLGIVTQPENFNAKNYRAIYTELQELIKSIFYLLSLVPLFHKDPTHSFTKLFLKKLDAQLLALISSLSMLIDEISKKLEETKSDENRLMAIGLLWSVCDSLNDLTKKGNFGLLRDYISDSASMVDDTLTDIKEWLDDPQLEDNFFGDEEEEEEDANPSDNEEDTKALERMEVFLKEWETNLKLIKLLLVSFKKSVSKTTYEATESNAVLLDEFQELHSQLGLHIDDFISGVFMSDASFQPNDFDEDIETLNKDLTQIVKIIREINKKDPANSKWIKVWETKYFKL; encoded by the coding sequence ATGTCTGAGACAATAACGAAAGAACAGATTGGTGAACTATTGGAATCCATCAAATCTCAATTCATTGAGCcatatcaaaataaaatcgATGCCATTCATAATATCTCAACTTCAACAAAACTAAAGGACTCCACCGCCTTATTAGAACTTTCTAAATTATctcaattaataaaatcaCAAAGTACAAAATTAGGTATCGTGACACAACCAGAGAACTTCAATGCTAAAAATTATAGAGCCATCTACACGGAATTACAAGAGTTGATCAAATCAATCTTCTACCTATTAAGTCTCGTACCGTTATTTCATAAGGACCCAACTCATTCATTTACGaaattgttcttgaaaaaaCTAGATGCTCAACTGTTAgctttaatttcatctctATCAATGTTGATTGATGAGatatcaaaaaaattggaagaaacaaaatcaGATGAAAATAGACTGATGGCTATAGGGTTATTATGGTCAGTTTGTGATTCCTTAAATGACTTGACAAAGAAGGGGAACTTTGGACTGTTACGTGATTATATATCTGATTCGGCTAGTATGGTCGATGATACGTTAACCGATATTAAAGAATGGCTCGATGATCCGCAACTAGAGGACAACTTTTTCGgagatgaggaagaagaagaagaggatgcTAACCCTTCggataatgaagaagatacTAAGGCATTGGAACGTATGGAAGTATTTTTGAAGGAATGGGAaacaaatttgaaattgattaaattattattggtttcCTTTAAGAAATCAGTTTCAAAGACTACTTACGAAGCTACAGAATCAAATGCAGTACTTCTTGACGAGTTTCAAGAATTGCATTCACAATTAGGATTACATATTGATGACTTCATATCTGGTGTCTTCATGTCAGATGCAAGTTTCCAACCAAATGactttgatgaagatattgaaacattGAACAAGGATTTGACTCAGATAGTTAAGATTATcagagaaataaataagaaAGATCCTGCGAACTCTAAGTGGATCAAAGTCTGGGAaactaaatatttcaaactttGA
- the RPS30A gene encoding 40S ribosomal protein eS30 (ancestral locus Anc_6.83) → MAKVHGSLARAGKVKSQTPKVEKTEKPKKPKGRAYKRLLYTRRFVNVTLTNGKRKMNPSPNSA, encoded by the coding sequence GCTAAAGTTCACGGTTCCCTAGCTCGTGCTGGTAAGGTTAAGTCCCAAACTCCAAAGGTCGAAAAGACTGAAAAGCCAAAGAAACCAAAGGGTCGTGCTTACAAGAGATTATTGTACACCAGAAGATTCGTTAACGTTACTTTGACTAACGGTAAGAGAAAGATGAACCCATCTCCAAACTCTGCTTAA